The genomic interval CCGCCGTACCAGGCGATGCGGCCCTCCCGGCGGGGCGGCGGGAGCAGTCTGCGCTCGCGGTAGAAGCGCACCGTGCGGACGGAGACACCGGCCGCCTCGGCCAGCTCCGCGACCCGGTACTCGCGCCCCTCGGGCACGGCGGCACCGCTCGCCGGCACGGGCCCGGAGGCGTCCTCGTCACTCGCCACGCCCGCAGCCTATGCCTTTACGTCCACGGGGGAAGCCCCTCCGAACCGTCGGTAACTTCCTTGTCCCCGGCCCCTATCGCTCCTCCGCCCACTGTCCTACGCTCCCACCGTGCCAGCAATCACTGGCACGGTCGACGCGAGAGACCGGAAGGCGGCGGCATGGCCGAGCACGAGCACGAGCACACACGGGTGGCGGTGATCGGGTCCGGATTCGGCGGCCTCGGAGCGGCCGTGCGATTGCGCCGCGAGGGCATCACCGACTTCGTCGTCCTGGAGCGGGCCGACTCGATCGGCGGCACCTGGCGGGACAACTCCTACCCCGGCTGCGCCTGCGACGTCCCCTCCCATCTCTACTCCTTCTCCTTCGCCCCCAACCCCCGCTGGCCCCGCAACTTCTCCGGCCAGCCGCACATCCGCGCCTACCTGGAGCACGTCGCCGACACCTTCGGCATCCGCCCGCACCTGCGCCTCGGCTGCGAGGTGCGCGGCCTGCGCTGGGACGCCGGGCGGCTGCTCTGGGAGATCGACACCGCCGCCGGCCCGCGCACCGCCGACGTCGTCGTCTCCGCCTGCGGCCCGCTCTCCGACCCCAGCGTCCCCGACGTGCCCGGCCTGGACACCTTCCCCGGCAAGGTCTTCCACTCCTCCCGCTGGGACCACTCCTACGACCTGCGCGGCAAGCGGCTCGCCGTCGTCGGCACCGGGGCCTCCGCCATCCAGATCGTCCCGGCCGTCCAGCCCGAGGTGCGCCGGCTGACGCTCTTCCAGCGCACCCCGCCCTGGGTGCTGCCCCGCGCCGACCGGCGGATCACCGCCGCCGAGCGCTGGCTGCACACCCACGTGCCCCCGACCCGCACCCTGCGCCGCGGGTTCCTCTGGGGCGTCCGCGAGGCCCAGGTCAGCGTCTTCACCAAGCGCCCGGAGCGGTTCGGCCTGGTCGAGAACGTCGCCCGGGCGCATCTGCGCAAGGCCGTCAAGGACCCCGCGCTACGGGCCGCGCTCACCCCCGACTACCGCATCGGCTGCAAGCGGATCCTGCTCTCCAACGACTACTACCCGGCCCTCACCCGGCCCAATGTGGACGTCGTGACCTCCGGCCTCGCCGAGGTCCGCGGCTCGACGCTGATCGCCGCCGACGGCACGGAGACGGAGGCCGACGCCCTCGTCTTCGGCACCGGCTTCCGGGTGACCGACGTGCCGATGGCCGCGCACGTGACCGGCGTCGACGGGGTCACCCTCGCCGAGGCGTGGAAGGGCGGCATGGCCACCCTGCGCGGCGCCAGCGTGCCCGGCTTCCCCAACTTCCTGATGGTCCTCGGCCCCAACACCGGCCTCGGCAACAGCTCGATGATCCTGATGATCGAGTCCCAGCTGAACTACCTGGCCGACTACAT from Streptomyces albireticuli carries:
- a CDS encoding flavin-containing monooxygenase → MAEHEHEHTRVAVIGSGFGGLGAAVRLRREGITDFVVLERADSIGGTWRDNSYPGCACDVPSHLYSFSFAPNPRWPRNFSGQPHIRAYLEHVADTFGIRPHLRLGCEVRGLRWDAGRLLWEIDTAAGPRTADVVVSACGPLSDPSVPDVPGLDTFPGKVFHSSRWDHSYDLRGKRLAVVGTGASAIQIVPAVQPEVRRLTLFQRTPPWVLPRADRRITAAERWLHTHVPPTRTLRRGFLWGVREAQVSVFTKRPERFGLVENVARAHLRKAVKDPALRAALTPDYRIGCKRILLSNDYYPALTRPNVDVVTSGLAEVRGSTLIAADGTETEADALVFGTGFRVTDVPMAAHVTGVDGVTLAEAWKGGMATLRGASVPGFPNFLMVLGPNTGLGNSSMILMIESQLNYLADYMRQLDTLGGRAALDARRSAMGVWNRGLQSRMRRTVWSTGGCRSWYLDAEGRNTTLWPDTTSAFRRATRRVDLTEYQLLRAPRARSAAPAPSPVTEAAR